A part of Candidatus Deferrimicrobium sp. genomic DNA contains:
- a CDS encoding 3'-5' exoribonuclease YhaM family protein: protein MQKTRFVKDLKEGEPVRDLFLVANKALLTSNAGKPYLTLQLRDRTGQIEARVWDRAEEIGKRFDRDDVVEVSGTAIAYQGRVQLKVHDVRREEGGTKDLAEYLPVTKKGIEPLWKTLQGYIAAVKDKDLARLLAAVFPDPPETDVARRFRQAPGGKTMHHDYIGGLLEHTVSVAGICRMLSAHYEGVEADLLLAGALLHDVGKVHELSYEGAFDYTDEGRLLGHLYMGTEYVSRVCASLPDFPSEKTMLVKHIILSHHGELEYGSPKRPKTLEAILLHHVENMDAKATAFGDAIAELREGVRWTDYQRMFERYLFSGKFPKE from the coding sequence ATGCAGAAGACGCGTTTCGTGAAGGACCTCAAGGAGGGGGAGCCGGTCCGTGACCTGTTCCTCGTCGCGAACAAGGCGCTGCTGACCAGCAACGCCGGGAAGCCGTACCTGACCTTGCAGCTGCGCGACCGGACGGGACAAATCGAGGCGAGGGTGTGGGACCGCGCCGAGGAGATCGGGAAGCGGTTCGACCGGGACGACGTGGTCGAGGTGAGCGGCACCGCCATTGCGTACCAGGGACGCGTTCAGCTCAAGGTCCACGACGTCCGGCGGGAGGAAGGGGGGACGAAGGACCTCGCCGAGTACCTCCCGGTCACGAAGAAGGGGATCGAGCCGCTCTGGAAGACGCTCCAGGGGTACATCGCGGCAGTGAAGGACAAGGACCTGGCGCGGCTCCTCGCGGCCGTCTTTCCGGACCCGCCGGAAACGGACGTGGCGCGCCGCTTCCGCCAGGCGCCGGGCGGGAAGACGATGCACCACGACTACATCGGCGGGCTGCTGGAGCACACGGTCTCCGTCGCGGGGATCTGCCGCATGCTGTCGGCCCACTACGAAGGTGTGGAAGCCGACCTGCTTCTCGCCGGGGCGCTGCTGCACGACGTCGGGAAGGTGCACGAACTTTCCTACGAGGGGGCGTTCGACTACACGGACGAGGGGCGCCTGCTGGGGCACCTCTACATGGGGACCGAGTACGTAAGCCGCGTCTGCGCCTCCCTCCCCGATTTCCCGTCGGAGAAGACCATGCTCGTGAAGCACATCATCCTGTCCCACCATGGGGAGCTCGAGTACGGCTCCCCGAAACGGCCCAAGACGCTGGAGGCGATCCTTCTCCACCACGTGGAGAACATGGACGCCAAGGCGACGGCGTTCGGCGACGCCATCGCGGAGCTGCGCGAGGGGGTCCGCTGGACCGACTATCAGCGAATGTTCGAGCGGTACCTTTTCTCCGGGAAATTCCCGAAGGAGTAG